Sequence from the Bremerella volcania genome:
TCGGTGGCAATCAGGTCCAAGTCACTCACTGTGGTTGTGTCTACTTCTGGAAACCCTTTCCAGAGCAGCTTTCCGTCGGGATCGGTCACGATCAGGTTGCGCCAACGGACCATCGAGTTCCAGGTTGCCAGGCCGATGCGACCTTTCGGCAATTGTTTGTTGTCCGTCTGAAACATCAGCTTGTCATCGAGCCATACTCGGATCGATCTTCCACGGACTTCCGCACGCAGAAGATACCAGCGGTTGTTTTCGTACGGTCCAGGCTGGTAAGTATTGTCCCGTTGAAACTGGCCATTGAATCGATACGCAAGATCGGTCCCCTGGCCGTAGTAGTTTCCAGGCGTGAACGAATACCGATTGCGATCATTCACCGCTCGCACAAACAAAGAGCCCCCTTGGCTGCGTGGGTCTCTGGAAAGCGTCTTCATTTCGACGGAAACATCGTAGTCGGTCCAATCGGGGTCACCAAAGTAAATGGCTGCCGGCTCAGGCTTGGCCTGCACGAATTCTTCTCCATCGTTGACCCATGCCCCCGCGCCAGCAAGCTCCGCCGAGCGATCGGTGTATGCGGGCCGCGATTCCGGCTGTTCGGCTTTGCTATCGGCGGCCGGTTCTTCTTTCGGCGAAATGGTCTCTTTTGTAGTGTTCTCAGACGGGGGAGCTAATAACTTGGGTGGCGTCGTTTGGGGATTGCTTACCAGAGACAGTGACGATCGTCCCTTGCCGTGGGATAGCGCAAGTGCGACGATCGCAATCAAGGCAACGAATCCGCCAGCCAAAACAAGTCTGCGCCTCACTTGAACGGGACGAACGCTGGTTGTCTGCGACTTGGGGATGGCTTTTCGCAGGACGTCGGCTGGAAGTTGAACCGACTGATGATGAATGACGGCATCGTGGCAAGATTGCAGCAGTCTGGCAACTTCCTGCGCCGACTCGAAGCGTCGATCCGGTTCTTTGGCAAGAAGAATGTCAACGATCGTGACCAGCCAGTCCGGCACTTCGGGGATGATCTGCTGGATCGGTCGCGGCTGGTCTTCGACAACTCTTCGAAGCACGGCCAGCGTGGCCTTGGCGCGAAATGGCGGGCGTCCGCTCGACATGACGTACAGTACACTGCCGAGGCTGAACAGATCGCTACGCTCGTCCATCTCCAGCCCTTGCGCTTGCTCGGGCGACATGTAGAGTGGGGTGCCTGATATGATCCCGCTTTGCGTGATACTGGCATCGTCGGCT
This genomic interval carries:
- a CDS encoding protein kinase domain-containing protein, which gives rise to MFLAALEIADGCERAAYLNKACGGDSLFRKRIEALLVEHQRSGQFLEVPVLEQMAAGQDSAESELTITTQGAGDQPDPIDFSFLEPSDKPDSMGKIGHYEIREMIGRGGCGIVLKAFDTKLERIVAIKVMYPELAATSPARKRFLREARATAAIRHKNVVSIYAVEEQPLPYLVMELIDGPTLQQKINAIGPLELIDVLEIGQQAAAGLAAAHAKGLIHRDVKPANILLEGNTNEVKLTDFGLARSADDASITQSGIISGTPLYMSPEQAQGLEMDERSDLFSLGSVLYVMSSGRPPFRAKATLAVLRRVVEDQPRPIQQIIPEVPDWLVTIVDILLAKEPDRRFESAQEVARLLQSCHDAVIHHQSVQLPADVLRKAIPKSQTTSVRPVQVRRRLVLAGGFVALIAIVALALSHGKGRSSLSLVSNPQTTPPKLLAPPSENTTKETISPKEEPAADSKAEQPESRPAYTDRSAELAGAGAWVNDGEEFVQAKPEPAAIYFGDPDWTDYDVSVEMKTLSRDPRSQGGSLFVRAVNDRNRYSFTPGNYYGQGTDLAYRFNGQFQRDNTYQPGPYENNRWYLLRAEVRGRSIRVWLDDKLMFQTDNKQLPKGRIGLATWNSMVRWRNLIVTDPDGKLLWKGFPEVDTTTVSDLDLIATETWQP